The genomic segment AACAAACTACTCAACAGAGACGAAAATGAAATGGTTGCAATAAATGATTCTCTGCCTGCAGAAACTTTACCGGCGAACTTCCAAAAAGATTCCCTGCTGACAAATAACCCAATGCTAAATGCACTCGACCTGAAAATTAAGGCGGGCGAAGCCGGTGAAAGGGCAGCACAAAAGCAGGGTCTTCCAAAGGTGGGTGTTGGATTGGACTATGTAGTGGTTGGAGAACGAACCGATATGGCTCTGACCGATAATGGCAAAGATGTGATCATGCCCATGGTTTCGGTCAGCATCCCGCTATTCAGGAAAAAGTACGATGCTGCTGAAAAAGAAGCACAACTGATGCAGGAAGGCTATACTCTCCAAAAAACTGAAATGGAGAATACGCTCATTGCAAGCTATGAAATGGCCTGGTTTCAAATTCAGCAGCAAAAGCAACTTTTATTGCTTTACGAACAACAAATTCTAACATCGCAACAGTCATTGAATTTGCTTTTTACTTCCTATGGAAACTCAGGGAAGGAATTTGAAGAAGTACTGCGCATGCAACAGCAACTGCTGAAATACGAAAAGATGAAAGCCACGGCAGAGGTTCAATACCAGATTGCTCTTGCCAAATTGAATTATCTAAGTGCAAAAACATACTAAAGATGAATACAAATAGAAAAACCATATTATTAGCCCTGGCAACACTGGCAGTTGGTTTATTGTTGGGTTGGTTGATTTTCGGCGGTTCGGAAGATGAGCATGCCGAGGAAGACCAGTATGATACAGAACTGACAGAAGAAACAACCTGGACCTGCTCCATGCATCCTCAAATCCGTCAGAATGAACCTGGCGATTGCCCCATTTGCGGCATGGATTTAATACCATTGGAAGATGAAACCGACAATGATATTGACCTGATGGCCATCAGCATGTCGCCAACAGCTATGCAACTGGCCAGCATAAGTACTGCTCTGGTTGGT from the Bacteroidales bacterium genome contains:
- a CDS encoding TolC family protein, with product MKFIINIIILMLLRTSAGQTQTLDDYFRIAAENNPGLQAKYKEFEASLQKVPQLSTLSDPTFTFGYFISPVETGVGPQRARFSLTQMFPWFGTLKAQGDAAASLAEAKYQSFLDARNQLFYQVAAAYYPLYELKQWKKIEQENIDILESYKNIANSKFKSGTAPMVDVLRVDIMLKDATTSLSILNQKEKPLRTLFNKLLNRDENEMVAINDSLPAETLPANFQKDSLLTNNPMLNALDLKIKAGEAGERAAQKQGLPKVGVGLDYVVVGERTDMALTDNGKDVIMPMVSVSIPLFRKKYDAAEKEAQLMQEGYTLQKTEMENTLIASYEMAWFQIQQQKQLLLLYEQQILTSQQSLNLLFTSYGNSGKEFEEVLRMQQQLLKYEKMKATAEVQYQIALAKLNYLSAKTY